The genomic stretch AAGCAAAGCTGTAAAGCAAAGCTGCTAAGTGATCGCACCGATAACCACTAGTGTGCTCAAGGCGGCTGGGGCGATCGAGGAGCATCGGACTGATAGGTAGAGCACGtaggaaaagcaaaacataTCCATACCGTATGTGATCTATAACTAGTTCCCTGGAAATGGACCATGCAATCAATGCAGGTGAAGGATGCGCCGCGACATTGGTTGCGATGGGGATCGAGTTTCTTCTTGGTGAGAATATCACCGCAAGCCTAAAATTGAGAGGCAAAGGTCAGCCATCACCATCCATATAAGGTTCGCCCATAACATCTGGACACCAGAGAGCGAATAAGCGTTTTGTCCAACTCACCTCGCATGAGAAAGACACCATTTTGGGCCCCGCTATATAACCCACTTATGAGATGGCAGCACAGTTACTGGTGGGTACTATAACCCTGAGCAACAAAGTGAAAGTGAAAgtgaaataaaaaaatactTGGCACGCACGCTGTCTGGCGCTGCGAAATGTCAGGCACAAGGATCAGTTACGCGATCAGCTATTTGCGACTGATAAAGAGATTGTCGCGCGGAATCGCAAGATGAGCCGAAAGCAAAAATGATCAGGAACCCCTTCGTTGTCAGGATAACAACACGAAGAATGTAAGCTATTTCCAATAGGAACAAACGAAATAGAGAGGAATACAGAGATCACACAACGCTATGATCAAAGACACAGCGCCTGAAAAGTTGGACACTCTGCtacctttccttctcttggtcTTTGTCTGTGtttctctttatctttttgGCGCGctcaataaaaaaaaaaaaaaaaaaaaaaaaaaaggcggaAAGCTCCCAAACACCAAATGGCGCTAATCCTACTTTAGTAATGTAAATGGGTCAATCCGTAATGCCTCGGAAACCAGGCATACACATCCCCACAATAGGACAACAGCGATATCAATACTAAGTACTCCgtggtgatggagaggaacAACAAAGATGAAAGTTTCGGAAAATCTCAAAATGCAGCGGTGTATATACACCACACACTCCTAGGGGGTTATTTGTACTTTCGCTTATGCGCCGTGCTTTGCATTGGCCTGAACACGATCCCAAGATTAGAGACATATATTGCGGTCAGGGAGAGCCAGGATTCCCACGCACCATAATACGATGATCTGTTGATCGCAGCTTCAAAAAGGGTGTGTGGCGCCTGTACATCCAGCAATCAGCGTGGACTTGTCAGGAGACTCGCTCCGATCCCAATGTGGAGGCTGACGAGCCATTCATCGCCCACTATCTCTTTTCAGCTTGCCAGTTAGCGTAGCGCTTATGGAGGGGCTATGCAGTTCGACAGAGGATAAGGCCTTGAGCACGGATTCTGGAGACAATGttgatgataataataacaacaacacGCTTTCTTACGGCCGGGGCCCATCCATCTCTGATTAGACGAAAGCTACCCTAGTGGAATTAGCTTTATCTACTGCCTCTAGGTCCCGCGTCTTGTATCCCATGAGGTCAAGAATACAGATTATGCCTATGATCACTCCCGGAAGCTAATGTTTCGATTTTCCTGGGGATAGTTTCATGATCTCGTATTCGGCAGGACCCCGCACTTTGACCATTCCAGGCGTCGAACTGTGCTGTAGTACCTAGTACTGTCGAGGCTATTGAGAAGATAGATCCATGTTCTCACAAGCGGAAAATAGTGCAGTAACATGAGCACAAAAGAAGCTTTCGGCAAGAATAGTGGCTCATCCGGTTGAAGGCTACACTAGAGCTGCACTTGCGCGCATGACTGCATTGAAGTGCTACCTGTGACTGGCTCGGCTGACCAACAATTGAACGGTGCGTCTGATCGCTGGAATGTTACGCAGTGATGTAGAAGGTTCTTCTACAATCAAACATCTTCTTGTCAACAAGTGACGCCTGAGCACTCCTCAGCAGGGTACAAGAGTGCATCTTTGTGTGTCAATCAACAATCCGGACggtatatatgtactgtGCATTATCTGACTCCAGTATACTCCCAACGAACCCGCGTGGGTGAAGCATGAACGAATTAATTTTCAATATAATGTTTGCGACTTAGTCTCGAGACTAAGAGCTCGAGAAATACCGAGTAAAATTCAACCCCGCGTAGTTCTGGATCTGTTGTCAGTCTCTATCGTGATAGCGAGATGTGGGGCGAAGCAAGGGGGAAAACCCACGGTTCCTTGGATACCTCAAAGCGCTGACTAGTAGCAATGTCGTCGCTTTCTTTGGAGTCAACATGGCTTCTACTCTTGAGCTcctcgttctcgtcttcggtgtcttcgTCCTTGGCGCAGCCACAGTCGTAAAAGTCGCCGATCTTATTGCAGTCGAAAATAGGCTTCTTGAGCATAGTGTTGACCTCATTGTGAATAAAACAGCCCCATCCTGACGCGGCATTGCGTGATGATACCTGCGGAGGATACTTCTTCAAGTGACCCTGAAAATGCGAGGCGCATTCGCCACTGATTTACGGTCAGTGTCATCGGATATGCACTCTCACGCGGAAGGTATATACCATGGATATAATCGCGcaaataaataaatgaaggAGCGCAAAGtttcttgttgctcctcCGTCGGATCTTCTGGATACCGTGCCAGCATAGTATGGAAATACTTCCACGTAGCGCGCCCTAATTCCGCCCTAACATTCCCATACAATCAGTATAAATTCAGAACCCCCCGAACCAATAAGTGTATGTAACGTACTTAGCCGTCTCGTTGCCCAGCTTCGGCATCACCACCTCGCCTTTGACCATATCATCctttgtcaatgttgaaTGAGACGCTTTCTCCAGGTGACCGGGTGCTCGGATCGCGGGGCTTGGTGGGCCTTGAGGtcggacgaagaagacaaagagaaggaagatcGAGACTGCAGCGCCAAGCAGTATTCGCCTGGTAATATGGCGGTTCGCCATGTTGAAAACGAGGGACTTGATGTGAGGTAGCAACCGTCAGTCGAGGGGTAGGTCAATGGATTGGAATTTCAACAAGGGTCGAGACAAGATTTCTCGAGTCAGGATTGGCCTGGGTTTCAGTGGTCGGAGCTAAATTAGCAGaagtaaaagtaaaagaaaaggagagactgTGACGGAGCAAAGCTAGCGAGAGAATCGTGGTTTTACTCCGACGTCCCTGCATGAGGTTATCCTTTGTTCCGAAGATCAGTCCACGTGTAGATAACACACATTGTCTCACTTGTGCTGCTTAGTCATGGGAGCATCCAATGCAGAAATCAATCTCTATTCCAATTATTGTACAAGATTTGTTCCCAGTTAAGAACTGTGCTATAATGTGGATATTCAGAACCATGCCGATAGAAGTTGCATTGAGCACATGGATTATGTATGCCAAGCAACCAGTAGGAATGTGGAGATCTACTTGATGGCGTATCTTCAACGCCACACTAATACTGATAAACAGCCATCACCACACTAGATGCAATGTTTCCACCAGTGACAATAGTTGGTATGTGATCTGAAACACAATAAAACTGAGACTTGAAGAAGGCCCTGCACAATGCTTGTGAAACTGGGACTGAGCTTTCTGAGTACCTTGGTATTGATTGGGCAGTCATATACAGTCCAATTGTAGATAGATCCTAGCAACTTCTATGATGGATATGGTCGACCAATCTCCACAATTATTCTATGCCAATGGACTCTTTCTCCTACAAGACGACATTTCGCAAAACAGCCAGTGGTACTGGCTCCGTGGCTATGATTTACGGTTGTATATTGAGGTTCTCACTTCACGTGAGACGATGGGAGGTGGCTCATTCAACACTTTCATACTTCATACCAGCACGCCAGGTAAAGCTTGAGTACTATTGTCGTTTGGCAGCGATGTACAAGGACTACATTCCGGGTGGTCATGAATACTATCGCCGGTGGCATCAATAACAGGAAGAGTCTCGTCCCTTTGCTCACGTTTCCGGTTATATTGTGTCGTAATGTTTCCACTAAGATCACGCTgtctatatataaatatcaatTAAGGAAAACGATGCAATGACAGATCACGCCTTGGTGGCAACAATGATGCCCTCCCCATTGCCCGGTGGTTGGTAGAAGGAGACATCCTTCAAGCCGACGGATGTAAGAAGAGCACGCCATTGCTTCTCGGTGCGTTCGAAAGCACCTACCTGGAGCATCATCATGATGCTGATACAAGCGGTGGCGAAGTCGCAATCCCGATCAGGGATGATCTGGTCGTTGATGATTAATTTAGAATACCCTGGCTCCATGGCATCAACAATATGGCTGAGGATACTGTGAGCTTGCTCATCTCGCCAGTCATGAAGGATCCAATGCATATAATATGCTCGAGCGCCTGATGGATTGGTCAGTATATGTAGGGTCATAGCAAATGGAAtataggaagagaaaagcaaaatcTCCTGCCAAGCCAACCAGGGGAAAACATATTTTCGTACCTTTCACCGGTTGAACGGTAAAGAAATCATGCGCCATCAACTCAGTATCCTTTGGGGTTTTGTTAATGGTGGAAATCACTTGCGGTAAATCTTGCAAAATGCGACGACCCGGGGCATCAGGGTATTTGTCATTGAATGCGTGGAGGTAGTGACCTTCGCCGCCACCCACATCCACAAGCAAGACATCATCTGGCCGGTTGCGAAAGCCATGGAGGAGGTTTCCTCGAACATCGAACCAGTCCACCCAGTTTGGGGTTGCTTGCTGCTTGAGTGTCATCCATTGCTGGAAGTCCTTAGCCAGGGACGGGTTCTCTCCCAGCCATTCGAAGTAACT from Aspergillus oryzae RIB40 DNA, chromosome 1 encodes the following:
- a CDS encoding flavin-linked sulfhydryl oxidase ERV2 (mitochondrial sulfhydryl oxidase involved in the biogenesis of cytosolic Fe/S proteins) translates to MANRHITRRILLGAAVSIFLLFVFFVRPQGPPSPAIRAPGHLEKASHSTLTKDDMVKGEVVMPKLGNETAKAELGRATWKYFHTMLARYPEDPTEEQQETLRSFIYLFARLYPCGECASHFQGHLKKYPPQVSSRNAASGWGCFIHNEVNTMLKKPIFDCNKIGDFYDCGCAKDEDTEDENEELKSRSHVDSKESDDIATSQRFEVSKEPWVFPLASPHISLSR
- a CDS encoding uncharacterized protein (predicted protein) is translated as MVVAWEIGTAINVHPSLKDPAPRLRHFSRGKFRSRTHAPLSGPWSAHIVPSKEISSLLPGNNPVLLTAIRMGVQLGVFQMIRDHQGEGATTEQIASQSGASLIVVDQILRLLTAAGYVSEAGVQTYKPSPLTMAMADGTLEAMTRACFDIGNYCSTYAPEYFRQNNNQFPTSAEDTPFQLAKKTPLSYFEWLGENPSLAKDFQQWMTLKQQATPNWVDWFDVRGNLLHGFRNRPDDVLLVDVGGGEGHYLHAFNDKYPDAPGRRILQDLPQVISTINKTPKDTELMAHDFFTVQPVKGARAYYMHWILHDWRDEQAHSILSHIVDAMEPGYSKLIINDQIIPDRDCDFATACISIMMMLQVGAFERTEKQWRALLTSVGLKDVSFYQPPGNGEGIIVATKA